In Fastidiosipila sp., the genomic window GGACATTGACATGGGCAATGACGCCCAGGTAGGCATCATAAAGTGAGTCGAAAATGAGGGCACGAAGCGGCTTTCCCCTGTCACCTGTCGGGGGCGGAAGATAATCCTTGACGGCTTCCAGCACCTGATCGATGTTGACATCGTTCTTGGCTGAAATCAGGGGGGCATGGGAAGCATCGAGGCCGATCACTTCCTCGATCTCATGGCGGACCTCTTCAGGTCTTGCAGCCGGCAGATCAATTTTGTTGATGACCGGGAGCACTTCCAAACCCGCATCTATGGCCAGATAAGCATTGGCCAGGGTCTGGGCCTCAACCCCCTGTGACGCGTCAACAATCAGGATGGCGCCATCGCAGGCTGCCAGGGATCGTGACACCTCATAATTGAAATCGACATGTCCCGGTGTGTCAATCAGGTTGTACACGTAGCAGCTTCCGTCCGCCGCCTTGTATTCCATGCGGACGGCACGGGCCTTGATGGTGATGCCGCGCTCACGCTCGATGTCCATGTTATCGAGGACCTGATCCAGCTTTGACCGGGCTGAATATGCGCCGGTGTGCTCAATCAGGCGGTCGGCCAGCGTTGACTTGCCGTGGTCGATGTGGGCAATCACGCAGAAATTTCGGATGTGATCTGAAGCTGTGCCTTGCATGAGTCGTTTGATTCTATTTCCTCCCTGGAGAGTTATCTGGGCTTTCCGATCCGTTCAAGCGGAAGAAAGCGGAAAAACAACTTCCCCTCGATGTCGTCCCGGGAAACAGGGCCAACATCCCGGCTGTCGCGGCTGTTCATCCGGTTGTCGCCCAGCAGGTAATACTCCTTGTCTCCCAGCAGAAGGTCGGCGTATTCTTTGGCGTGCTCCGATGTCATGACCCCCTCTTCCAGATAGGGTTCATCCAGAAGCTGGCCATCCACATAAACAAAACCGCCCCGGATGGTAATACGTTCGCCGGGCAGGCCGACAATCCGTTTAATGATCATGATTTCATGGGGGTCATCAAATCCCCGAAAGGAGTCCGCTGTCACGATATCACCGCGTTTGAGCCCTGAAGGGAAAAGACGGGAGATTTTTTCAACGAAGACCTCATCCTTGTCCTCCAGGGTCGGGAACATGGAGGAGCCGATGACCGTATTGCGCTGCAAGACAAACTGCGTGAGAGCATAGACAAAAACAAAACAAAGAGCCAGTGTAATGGCAAATCGAAGCAAGCGCCGCCAGAAGGGTTCCTTCTCCGGCGAAGGTCTTGTCCGATACTCCTGCTCCTGTTGTTGATTCATCTTCTTTTGATCCTCAACCCGCTTCCTGCGCGCCTGACCAAGACTGACCCTGCTTTTTCCCTATTTGGGTTTCCCCACCCTGTCGAAGGGGAAAAACCGCAAAATCAGGGAACCGATGATATCTTTTTGAGAGAAAGGCCCTACATCCCGGCTGTCGCGGCTGTTCGGCCTGTTGTCCCCCATCAGGTAGAATTGATCCGGCCCCAGTATGAGATCCGCATACTCCGCCACTCGGGCATCGGTCAGGACCCAGTCATCGAGATAGGCTTCATCCAGCTTTTGACCATCGATCCATACAGCCCCCTCTTTGAGAGTCACCCGTTCGCCCGGCAAACCGATGATCCGCTTAATGATA contains:
- the lepB gene encoding signal peptidase I, with protein sequence MNQQQEQEYRTRPSPEKEPFWRRLLRFAITLALCFVFVYALTQFVLQRNTVIGSSMFPTLEDKDEVFVEKISRLFPSGLKRGDIVTADSFRGFDDPHEIMIIKRIVGLPGERITIRGGFVYVDGQLLDEPYLEEGVMTSEHAKEYADLLLGDKEYYLLGDNRMNSRDSRDVGPVSRDDIEGKLFFRFLPLERIGKPR